From the Chitinophaga lutea genome, the window AACTCTTTCAGTACCGCCGGATATTCAGCCAGGAATTTTTCGATTTTCTGGAAGGCCACGGGCGTGAAGTTTCTTTCGAAACCGCCTACGCGGCCGATATTGGTAGTGAGGCGGGAACCGCAGATCTCTTCATAAATCTCGTACACCAGTTCGCGGTACTGCATCACATACAGGAACCCTGTAAACGCCCCGCTGTCTACCCCGATTACGGAGTTACAGATCAGGTGGTCTGTAATACGGGCCAGCTCCATGATAATCACGCGCAGGTAGTCTACCCTTTTCGGGGTTTGGATACCCAGGAGTTTTTCCACGGTGAGGTGCCAGCCGATGTTATTGATAGGTGCAGAACAGTAGTTCAGCCGGTCTGTTAAAGGAGTGATCTGGTAATAGGGCCGGCGCTCTGCAATTTTTTCAAATGCGCGGTGAATGTATCCCACGGTGGGGGTGGCAGACACGATGCGCTCGCCATCCATCTCCAGCACATTCTGGAACACCCCGTGCGTAGCGGGGTGCGTAGGTCCCAGGTTGAGCGTGTTGGTTTGCTTCTCTATGGAGCCTTCCGGTAATTTTATATGTTGCTGCTCTGACATAATCCTAGCTAAATAAAATTCAATTGATTAAATCCCCACGTTCCCGCCGCGGCCAAACATTTCATCATCTTTGTCCACGCGCGTCTGGTCTTCCAGCGGGAATTCCTTGCGCATCGGGAAGTAGTCCATTTCGTCTACGTTCAGGATGCGGACCAGGTTGGGATGGCCAACGAAGTCGACGCCGAAAAAGTCGTAGGTTTCCCGTTCCATCCAGTTGGCGGTAGCGTAAAGGCTGGTGGCCGTATACACCTGCGGCGTGGTGATGTCGGTAAACACTTTAAAACGGAGGCGCACATTATGTACGAAAGTGTGCAGGTGGTACACTACTGCCAACTCCTCCCCTTTTTTATCGGGATAATGTACAGCGGTCAGGTCCGACAGAAAACGGAACTGCAGGTCCTCTTCATCATAAAGGAACTGCATCACTTTGAGGTTGAGCTCTTTAGGCGCGTAAAACGACATCATTCCGAAGGATTCTTCGAAATTTGTGAGCGCATCCCCGAATTTTTCTACCAGCCTGTTTTTTATATGCTCGTTCGTCAAAGACATGTATAAGCTATTAACGTTTATTCTATTCCGTATGAGTTCATCAGATCTTTATACCGCTCAGAGTGACGGCGGCGGAGGCTTTCCTGGCCAACCAGGTCCTGGATGCGCATCACGCCGTCCAGGATAGCTTCCGGGCGGGGCGGGCAGCCGGGCACATACACGTCTACCGGTATTACCTGGTCTATCCCCTGTAAAACGGAATAGGTATCGAAAATACCGCCGCTGCTGGCGCAGGCGCCAACGGCTATTACCCAGCGGGGCTCCGCCATCTGCAGGTATACCTGGCGTAATACGGGCGCCATTTTTTTGGCGATGGTGCCCATCACCATCAGCAAATCGCACTGGCGGGGCGTGAAACCCAGCCTTTCGGAACCGAAACGGGCCAGGTCGTAGTGAGCGGCCATCGTAGCCATAAATTCAATGCCACAGCAGGAAGTGGCGAACGGCAGCGGCCAGATGGAGTTCTTACGGGCAAGGCCGATCACCTTGTCGAAAGAAGTCGCAAAAAAACCTTCGCCGGTCAGGCCTTCCGGCATTTCCACCAGCTTCACTTTATTATTGAACTGAACAGGACGAGACATAATCTTTACCCTCCTTAATTAATAGTTAACTTAAAAATTAATCTTCCCAACGCAGCGCGCCCTTCTTGACGATGTAAAAGAACCCGCCCATGAAAAAGGCCACAAAGGCCACCACGGCAAGGAAACCATCCCACCCGAGCTCCCTGAAATTAACAGCGTACGGGTAGAAAAAGATCACCTCCACGTCGAACAGCACGAACAAAATAGCTGTCAGGAAGTACTTCACCGCAACGGGCTGACGGGCGTTGCCCATCTGCTCAATGCCGCTTTCAAAGTTGATCAGCTTGTCTTTGGTTTTTCGCTTGGGACCGAGTAAGTGTGTGGCAATCATAGTGATTCCAACAAAGCCCAAAGCCGCAATCAGTTGCAAAACGATAGGGAAATAACTGAAAGGAGTGTTATTAGCAGTCAAAAAATCAGAGGCAAAAAACATAAGCTTCCCAATATAAATTGTCCGAAAGCGCAAAAATACTGCAAGTAAAGCATAATTCAAATCCACGACGACCTAAAATCTAATCTTTTTTTTGTATATGTAATATAATAAGATATGAACGATTGGGTTTCCGTGGTTTCCGGGGACACAAACAATGGTTAAAACAGGAAATATGTATCATCATTACCCCAGCTGCTCCGGCGGCCATTCCGAGGCTGCAGGCGGGTATTTATAAGGAACCGTTTTTAAAATAGGCGCCCAGCCACTCCTCAATGGCAGCGGCATTCAATTTACTGCCGATAATTGTTCCGCTCGGGTCAAGCAAAAAACTGGCTGGAAAATCCGATACCCCGTACTTTAACCTGGCAACACTCCGAGTTCTGTCTGTTTCGTACAAATGTACCCAAGGCAACTTTTCTTTGCGCAGGTATGCCAGCCAGTCATCTTTCAAATAGTCCATTGACACGCTTATTATTACAAGCCCTTTGTTTTGATATGTTTCCCAGATCCGTCTAAGTATCTGATTTTCAGCATGGCATTTCAAACAATTGCTTAGCCAGAAATCCAGGACAACGAACTTCCCTCTGAAGCTATCTGAAGTAACTAAAACGCCGCCGGAATCGGGCAACTCAAAGGAGGCTCCCTGTTTTCCGGCCACTGCATTTCTTTGAGCAACCAGTTTTTGAAAGAACGCCTGTGCGTAACTAAATGATTTCCCTTTAGTTGTCAGCTTTTCGTATAACCGATGTTTGGTGTCTTCATCAAAATAAGTGGTATACCGGTCCAAAATAAAGCCGGATGCTAAAGAAGAACCATTATTTGTTAAAATACTGTCGTACAGTGGGAGAAGGTAAGGCTGAAGCGGATAACGGGAATTTTTGGCCTTGATTATTCCCAGTTCTCTATCACTTTCGGCAATGGCAGTTAATTTGTCAGCCAATTGATTCAGGAAATCGTTCAATACTTTGTTGGGCGCCGCGCCTGCCACCTTACTGCTGTTAAATTGCTCTTTTGAAGCCTCAATCCGAACAGTACAGGTAGTATCCACAAGAATAGCCAACGGCTGAAAACCTCCTTTCTTTTTCAATTCGTATGTAGAATACAACAAATACCTGGTTGGACGCAGAAATTCGCATCTGATCTCGAACTTCCCGTGGATAATAACAGCCGAATCCGACTGCCTGGTTTCATTGTTGTACAATACGATCTTATAACCATCAAGGTATTTTGATTCACCAATAAACTCACCTTTAAAAGTAATAGTTTGATTAGCATGGCTATGCCCAACAGCGTTTTGTTGAACCAAAGCCAACATCATCAAAAGAAAAAAAATTGTTACCGAACGTAGTAAGTTCTTCCTCATGATTTCTCAATTTGGAATGGGCAAATGAAATAAGGTTAGCGATCTAACTTATCGCTAACCTTGTTTCCTTAAGAGATGTAAAAAGCGGTTTTAGGGGTTATTCACATGGCCCGCCGCCGAATACTGAGCACCGGTTATTGTAGCAAATCTGATCCCAGGGACAGTCTGAATTTTCCCTGCACTCAGCACCTTGCCAGTAGCTAATGCAGAACCCATGGAGGCAATAGAAGCCGTCGGGGCACGCTGCTGCTTTCAGATTGCTCACAATGATTTCTCTGACATTTAAAGTTTCCTCACGCGCTTCCGGATTTTGCGCTGCAATATCCTGTTGTATCTGATCATTGGGCACTTCTTCCTGCTGGCTTACGCTTGTTAAGATTTCGTAGGTAAGCTGTTTTACTTTGTTCTCTGCACTTTGGGCACGTACAAGGGTAACTTGCATCATCATCATAATTATGAGTAATGATGCGAATCGGGCAAACATGTGTTTCATAGAATCCATTTAAAGGTTAAACAATATCCTAATATAGCGATTTTACGCAAATGAAATGGGATAAATTTTGGTCACGCCCTTGCCGTACCTGGCTAACAGGCCTTATTCTTTATAAAAGAATAACCACTGTCACTTTATCGGCCTGCTCTGGGTGCGCTGTTTTTACTTGCCATTACGTCTTTGATCTGCTTCAGCGGTTCGCTGGCCGGATCAAGCGGCGCCAGTTTATCCATATATTTTTGCATGTTGGTTTTATCGTCCTTATTGTAGTAATATACCATTAAATAAGTGTACGCCTTGATCAGGCCGGCCTTATTTTTCGCCGGATCGCCTTCGGCCATGGAAATGTACTTTTCAAAATACGGAAGGGCTACCCCGGATTTAGCTTCCACGTCCTTTGCGGCATTTGCCATGCCTTGCCAGTAGTGCCCGGTGGTAAGGTCTGGATATTCCGTGGCCAGTTTGCTAAAAGCCGCAACTGATTTGGCCAGAATGGAGGTATCCGTGGTAGTGCCTGCAGATGCCAGATAGTAATTAATCCCTACATTATACAAATCCACTGCTGCCGGTTTTTCCTTCTTCTCTACTTTAAGATCGGCGTACTTCTGATACCAATCCGCAGCTTTTGCAAATATTCTGGCTTGTTGAAAAGCCTTCGCTACTTCTTCGTACCGGTCCAGGTCTTTCACCGTGTCCGAAGTTGCATATCTTTCCAGGTATTCAAGCGACTTCGCGCTATTCTGAGCCATCGTAGCGGAGTCGCTGCTTTTCAGCCGGCTGTAAACATCACTGCCCAATTTAAGGTCTGGCAACTCCATTTTGTCTTTCCCGATTCTTTGCACATAAGTGTCAAAAGTCTTTTGAGCGTTGAGGGAGTCCCCCTTTGTCAGGTAAGCCAAAGTGATCAGCCGGTCCAGCTTTAATTTATATGCATCATTAGCCTGGGGCATCAATCCCTTTGCTTTATCAATAGCTGCATCATAGTCTTTATCGTAATACATGATAGAAGCGAGATAATATTCGTTTTTCACCCTATCACCCTGATCAGAAACCGTCAGGTACTTCTGCAGATATTCTTTGGCTTTGGCCAGGGAAAACTGTCTGGGCCGGGGGGTGTAGTAAAACTGGTACAATTCGTAGAACGCCGGAGCATAATTAGGGTCTAACTGCGTGGCTTTAGCATACTCCGCTACTGTTTGCTCCAGTAATTTAGCGTTGTAGTTTACGTGCCCCTGTTTCATTACTGCTTCCGCATTTTTTGCATCCAGCTCCAGTGCTTTTTCATACGCGGCTATAGCCTTACCCCCGTTTTCGCCGCCGAGGTAGCGGTAGGCGTCGCCCAGTTCAATATAATCCGCGGCGGTTGCGATGTATTGGTCTTTCTTTTTAAGCCCTTCGTTGTTCAGCAGGGTTTCCATTACCTTGAGGGCGAGCTGTTTGTCGCCACCTTTAATTTCGGTATTGGCATCTGCAATGGCACGGGCCACATCGCCATTTTTACCTTTAGTGGCGGTATTGGCGGCGTCAAATTTCTGGCGGGCGCCTGCGGCATCGCCGCTGATCAGGTCTATTCGCCCCATGCCGGCGGTGAGCAACGGAGAATTGGGAACGGCTGTGAGCCCCTTCTGAAAGGCGGCGGCAGCTCCTGTTTTATTCTCCAGCCCCAATTCAGCCATCCCAAGGTAGTAATGCGCCCGTTCCTCATTGGGTCTGGAGGCAATCACTTTCTCAAAATCCGCCTTGGCTGCGGCATATTTGCCGTAGTACAGATTTTTAAGCCCGTCGTCTATTGATTGAGCCATAACCCCGCCAGCGAGGCAAAGCAGGGCGATTACGGTACTGATACGCTTCTTCATGACTTTAGTTTTAATCCGTTAAAACACGCCGCACACACAGCGCCGGCGTCAGTATGGGTTGTATGCTCTAAAAAACATGCCAGTTTCAATAGGGTTGATCAGGTGAGCGTTGCACCCATCTCTGAATTTACTCATTTCTTTCGGTAATAACAATGCATGAAAAGTTAATTTTCCGGTACAAACGGGAGCAGACAAAAAAAGCAGTGCCTTTTGAGCACTGCTTTTTGTATGTCAGGTATTTGTATATGATTATTTACTGCCCTTGGTACCAGCCGTTTTAGCTGCTCCACCGGCAGGTTTGTTGGAAGCCTCAATAAACTCCTTCACCTGGCGCGCTGCATCGTTGTTCGGGTCGATAGCTACCAGTTTGTCCATATAAGGCTGCATATTGGCCTTATCGTCCAGGTTATAATAATACAGCATCAGGTAAGTGTAAGCGTTGAGGAGGAAGCGTTTGTTTTTGGCTTCATCTTCAGGTTTCACCAGGGAAATGTACTTTTCAAAAGCCTCTTTCGCCTTACCATCCTTAGCCTGCTGATCCTGGGCAAAACCTGCCATTCCTTTCCAATAGAAACCGGTAACCTGCTCCGGGTACTTTGTAGTAAAGTCGGTCCATGTTGTCTGGGAAGCGGCGTAGTCCTGTGCATAATACTCATAGTAAGCTTTGTAGAACTGGTCAGTTACTGCACTGGGGTTGTCTTTTGTCTCAAGGGCTTTACCATACCATTTAGCGGCTTTGCCCCAATTACGCATTTCTTTAAAGGCTTCGGCCACATTGCGGAAAGATTCAGCATCTTTAGAAGTATCGATGTCTGCAAATTTCTCAAGGTAAGTGGCAGCTGTCTGCAGATATCCCGCCTGGGTGGCTGAATCTGCGTGTTTAAGTTTACCGTAAATGGCGCTCAGCAACTTAAAGTCCTTTAATTCCAGTTTATTTTCTCCTACCGTTTTCACACGCTCGTCCATCAATGCCTTGGCGGAAAGTGAGTCCCCTTTCCACAAATGAGCGTCAGCAGCCAGCAGTGTTAATTTTGCCTTGTAAACCTCATTCGCAGTGGGCATAATTGCTTTGGCTTTGGCAA encodes:
- a CDS encoding NADH-quinone oxidoreductase subunit C is translated as MSLTNEHIKNRLVEKFGDALTNFEESFGMMSFYAPKELNLKVMQFLYDEEDLQFRFLSDLTAVHYPDKKGEELAVVYHLHTFVHNVRLRFKVFTDITTPQVYTATSLYATANWMERETYDFFGVDFVGHPNLVRILNVDEMDYFPMRKEFPLEDQTRVDKDDEMFGRGGNVGI
- a CDS encoding NADH-quinone oxidoreductase subunit B — translated: MSRPVQFNNKVKLVEMPEGLTGEGFFATSFDKVIGLARKNSIWPLPFATSCCGIEFMATMAAHYDLARFGSERLGFTPRQCDLLMVMGTIAKKMAPVLRQVYLQMAEPRWVIAVGACASSGGIFDTYSVLQGIDQVIPVDVYVPGCPPRPEAILDGVMRIQDLVGQESLRRRHSERYKDLMNSYGIE
- a CDS encoding NADH-quinone oxidoreductase subunit A; amino-acid sequence: MFFASDFLTANNTPFSYFPIVLQLIAALGFVGITMIATHLLGPKRKTKDKLINFESGIEQMGNARQPVAVKYFLTAILFVLFDVEVIFFYPYAVNFRELGWDGFLAVVAFVAFFMGGFFYIVKKGALRWED
- a CDS encoding peroxiredoxin family protein; this translates as MRKNLLRSVTIFFLLMMLALVQQNAVGHSHANQTITFKGEFIGESKYLDGYKIVLYNNETRQSDSAVIIHGKFEIRCEFLRPTRYLLYSTYELKKKGGFQPLAILVDTTCTVRIEASKEQFNSSKVAGAAPNKVLNDFLNQLADKLTAIAESDRELGIIKAKNSRYPLQPYLLPLYDSILTNNGSSLASGFILDRYTTYFDEDTKHRLYEKLTTKGKSFSYAQAFFQKLVAQRNAVAGKQGASFELPDSGGVLVTSDSFRGKFVVLDFWLSNCLKCHAENQILRRIWETYQNKGLVIISVSMDYLKDDWLAYLRKEKLPWVHLYETDRTRSVARLKYGVSDFPASFLLDPSGTIIGSKLNAAAIEEWLGAYFKNGSL
- a CDS encoding tetratricopeptide repeat protein, whose protein sequence is MKKRISTVIALLCLAGGVMAQSIDDGLKNLYYGKYAAAKADFEKVIASRPNEERAHYYLGMAELGLENKTGAAAAFQKGLTAVPNSPLLTAGMGRIDLISGDAAGARQKFDAANTATKGKNGDVARAIADANTEIKGGDKQLALKVMETLLNNEGLKKKDQYIATAADYIELGDAYRYLGGENGGKAIAAYEKALELDAKNAEAVMKQGHVNYNAKLLEQTVAEYAKATQLDPNYAPAFYELYQFYYTPRPRQFSLAKAKEYLQKYLTVSDQGDRVKNEYYLASIMYYDKDYDAAIDKAKGLMPQANDAYKLKLDRLITLAYLTKGDSLNAQKTFDTYVQRIGKDKMELPDLKLGSDVYSRLKSSDSATMAQNSAKSLEYLERYATSDTVKDLDRYEEVAKAFQQARIFAKAADWYQKYADLKVEKKEKPAAVDLYNVGINYYLASAGTTTDTSILAKSVAAFSKLATEYPDLTTGHYWQGMANAAKDVEAKSGVALPYFEKYISMAEGDPAKNKAGLIKAYTYLMVYYYNKDDKTNMQKYMDKLAPLDPASEPLKQIKDVMASKNSAPRAGR